The Alteromonas stellipolaris genome includes a region encoding these proteins:
- a CDS encoding malic enzyme-like NAD(P)-binding protein, whose product MSDFRQRALDYHAKPTPGKISVELSKPADSVDDLALAYSPGVAEPVREIAEDPDNAYKYTAKGNMVAVISNGTAILGLGNLGPLASKPVMEGKALLFKRFAGLDAIDIEVKHRTTEEFINTVANIADTFGGINLEDIKAPECFEIEQELIKRCNIPVFHDDQHGTAIVTAAGMLNAIEIQGKNIESAKIVCMGAGAAAVACMELLIKCGAQRERIYMLDRKGVIHTRREDLTEHKRLFANNTDKRTLEDVMEGADIFVGVSGPDVLPPETLALMGPNPIVFACSNPDPEIKPELAHEVRNDLIMATGRSDYPNQVNNVLCFPFIFRGALDVRATAINDEMKVAAVEALRAITKEPVPESVLAASNSKSLTFGKEYIIPKPMDPRLCERIASAVSKAAIESGVARLPEVPNRAE is encoded by the coding sequence ATGTCAGATTTCAGACAACGTGCACTAGATTATCATGCCAAACCCACGCCAGGTAAAATCAGCGTGGAGCTATCAAAACCAGCCGATAGTGTGGATGATCTTGCTCTGGCTTACAGTCCAGGGGTAGCTGAACCAGTACGAGAAATTGCTGAAGATCCTGATAATGCTTACAAATATACTGCGAAAGGCAACATGGTAGCGGTCATCAGTAATGGTACTGCTATTCTAGGCTTGGGTAATTTGGGGCCGTTAGCTTCTAAGCCGGTGATGGAAGGTAAAGCACTGCTGTTTAAACGCTTTGCTGGGCTTGATGCTATCGATATTGAAGTAAAGCACCGCACCACAGAAGAATTCATTAATACCGTCGCCAATATTGCAGATACGTTTGGTGGTATTAACCTAGAAGATATTAAAGCCCCAGAGTGCTTTGAAATAGAACAAGAACTCATTAAGCGCTGCAATATTCCGGTATTCCATGACGATCAACATGGTACTGCCATTGTAACGGCTGCCGGCATGTTGAACGCCATTGAAATTCAGGGCAAAAATATCGAAAGCGCCAAAATAGTTTGTATGGGTGCGGGTGCAGCAGCGGTAGCCTGTATGGAATTGCTCATTAAATGTGGCGCGCAACGAGAGCGCATTTACATGTTAGATAGAAAAGGGGTTATTCATACGCGCCGTGAAGACCTTACGGAACACAAACGCTTGTTTGCCAACAATACCGATAAACGCACACTTGAAGATGTGATGGAAGGCGCTGATATTTTTGTAGGCGTATCTGGCCCTGATGTATTACCTCCAGAAACGTTGGCGTTAATGGGGCCTAACCCGATTGTTTTTGCCTGCTCTAACCCCGATCCTGAAATTAAGCCTGAATTGGCGCATGAAGTTCGAAATGATTTAATTATGGCTACGGGGCGTTCTGATTACCCTAATCAGGTAAACAATGTGCTGTGTTTCCCGTTCATTTTCCGTGGTGCGCTGGATGTACGCGCAACGGCCATTAACGACGAAATGAAAGTGGCCGCGGTAGAAGCACTTCGTGCTATTACCAAAGAGCCCGTACCAGAATCTGTGTTAGCGGCTAGCAACAGCAAAAGCTTAACCTTTGGCAAAGAATACATTATTCCTAAACCAATGGACCCCCGCCTCTGTGAACGCATAGCCTCTGCAGTGTCAAAAGCGGCGATTGAATCTGGCGTTGCACGACTTCCAGAAGTGCCTAACCGCGCCGAATGA
- a CDS encoding EAL and HDOD domain-containing protein, with protein MFAYVARQPIFDVNRNVYAYELLFRIGEDNCFPDIPPDEATSKILTSTHLSLGIEEITGDKKAFINFHRDTLMYRFPTSLDASKVVIEIVETVEVDDALIAACKHIRGLGYPIALDDYDMEDKWDAFVPFTSIVKIDITEIAHETIPSLVKRFKSHNIELVAEKIETYEEFHKFKEMGFDYFQGYFLAKPEIVRHRKLGPSALTMMELLTLSSQPKLNFDEVNRIIERDPSLTYLLLRFINNPLINKRNKITSLKHALNFMGEVEVKKFIALLALANLNDGQPQELMQMALVRAKFCELVFISFKESENPLTGFLTGLLSMLDAMMEQHIDELVSKVPISDNVKDALCGEPGVLKDCLTLAKYFERANWAGIKKFSGKYKIQQTLLHGYYNEAMKWAHHVHVSAQVEKK; from the coding sequence ATGTTCGCATACGTAGCAAGACAACCCATATTCGACGTAAATAGGAACGTTTACGCTTACGAATTACTTTTCCGAATAGGGGAAGACAATTGCTTTCCAGATATTCCGCCCGATGAGGCGACCTCAAAAATTTTAACGTCTACGCATTTAAGCTTAGGTATTGAAGAAATAACAGGTGATAAAAAAGCATTCATTAATTTCCATCGCGATACCTTGATGTACCGATTTCCTACCTCATTAGACGCAAGTAAAGTGGTTATTGAGATTGTTGAAACCGTTGAGGTAGATGACGCGCTTATTGCCGCATGCAAGCACATACGAGGGTTAGGTTACCCCATTGCACTTGATGACTATGATATGGAAGATAAGTGGGACGCTTTCGTTCCTTTTACCAGTATTGTTAAAATAGACATTACTGAAATTGCTCACGAAACTATTCCCTCATTAGTTAAACGCTTCAAATCGCACAACATCGAACTTGTGGCCGAAAAAATCGAAACCTACGAAGAATTTCACAAGTTCAAGGAAATGGGTTTCGACTATTTTCAAGGTTACTTCCTAGCTAAACCAGAAATTGTACGTCATCGCAAATTAGGCCCTAGCGCGCTTACCATGATGGAACTACTCACGTTAAGTAGCCAACCCAAGCTAAATTTTGATGAAGTAAATCGAATTATTGAGCGCGATCCTTCCCTCACCTATTTGCTATTACGCTTCATCAATAATCCACTTATTAATAAGCGAAATAAAATTACATCCCTCAAGCATGCGCTTAACTTTATGGGCGAAGTTGAAGTTAAGAAGTTTATCGCGTTACTTGCATTGGCTAACTTAAATGACGGTCAGCCTCAAGAATTGATGCAGATGGCCCTTGTACGGGCAAAATTTTGTGAGCTTGTGTTTATCTCTTTTAAAGAAAGCGAAAATCCACTTACCGGCTTTTTAACCGGTCTTTTATCTATGCTTGATGCCATGATGGAACAACACATCGACGAATTGGTTAGTAAGGTACCTATTAGCGATAATGTAAAAGACGCGCTTTGTGGTGAGCCTGGCGTGTTGAAAGACTGTCTTACCTTGGCGAAGTATTTTGAAAGGGCGAACTGGGCAGGTATTAAGAAGTTTTCTGGTAAATACAAAATTCAGCAAACTCTGCTTCATGGATACTATAATGAAGCGATGAAATGGGCTCACCACGTACATGTTTCAGCGCAGGTAGAGAAAAAGTAA
- the metJ gene encoding met regulon transcriptional regulator MetJ, with amino-acid sequence MAEWNGKYIHPYAEHGKKSEQVKKVTVSIPINVLKALTDERTRRQINNLRHATNSELLCEAFLHAFTGQPLPDDEDLRKDNPNRVPAEARRIMEDMGIDVSIENEQED; translated from the coding sequence ATGGCAGAGTGGAACGGTAAGTATATTCATCCCTACGCAGAGCACGGTAAAAAGAGTGAACAGGTAAAGAAAGTCACCGTTTCTATTCCTATTAATGTGCTAAAAGCATTAACCGATGAACGTACGCGTAGGCAGATAAACAATTTACGTCATGCGACGAATTCAGAATTGTTATGTGAAGCGTTTCTTCATGCATTTACAGGTCAGCCGTTACCGGATGACGAAGATTTGAGAAAAGATAACCCTAATCGTGTACCTGCTGAGGCAAGGCGCATAATGGAAGATATGGGTATAGACGTTTCTATTGAGAACGAACAAGAAGATTAA
- the metF gene encoding methylenetetrahydrofolate reductase, whose translation MVSYAQGVDALNQSLSELRDIDVSFEFFPPKSEKMEQTLWKSVERLAPLKPSYMSVTYGANSGERDRTHDVVKRIQQQTGVAAVPHLTCVDASRDELRQIAQDYWDSGIRRIVALRGDLPPGVKDTEMYASDLVALLKDVADFDISVAAYPEKHPEAPNAQFDLLNLKRKAEAGASEAISQFFFDTSVFLRFRDRAAAAGIDLDLVPGILPVTNYQTLVKFAGFTNVHVPGFLHKMFDGLDDDDQATRNLIGANIAMDQVKVLAKEGVKHFHFYTLNRSELSYAICHMLGVRAG comes from the coding sequence ATGGTTTCTTACGCACAAGGTGTCGATGCACTCAATCAGTCCCTTTCGGAACTGCGTGATATTGATGTGTCATTCGAGTTTTTTCCACCAAAATCAGAGAAAATGGAACAAACCTTGTGGAAGTCAGTTGAGCGCTTAGCACCGCTAAAACCGAGCTATATGTCGGTAACTTATGGCGCGAATAGTGGTGAGCGCGACCGTACTCATGACGTGGTAAAACGCATTCAGCAGCAAACTGGCGTTGCAGCCGTGCCTCACCTTACTTGTGTTGATGCGAGCAGAGACGAGCTTAGACAGATTGCCCAAGACTACTGGGATTCTGGCATTCGTCGTATTGTTGCTCTTCGTGGTGATTTACCGCCAGGTGTGAAAGATACCGAAATGTATGCCTCTGATTTAGTGGCGCTACTAAAAGATGTAGCCGATTTCGATATCTCAGTGGCCGCTTACCCTGAAAAACACCCTGAAGCGCCTAATGCCCAATTCGACTTACTGAACCTTAAACGCAAAGCAGAAGCCGGTGCGAGCGAAGCAATTTCACAGTTTTTCTTTGACACCAGTGTATTTTTACGTTTTCGTGACCGAGCAGCAGCTGCAGGTATCGACCTAGACTTGGTGCCAGGCATACTGCCGGTAACCAATTATCAGACCTTGGTAAAGTTCGCCGGTTTCACCAACGTACATGTACCTGGGTTCTTACACAAAATGTTTGATGGGCTTGACGATGACGATCAAGCTACTCGGAACCTCATTGGTGCTAACATCGCGATGGATCAGGTTAAGGTACTTGCCAAAGAAGGCGTGAAGCATTTTCATTTTTACACCCTTAACCGTAGTGAGTTGAGCTACGCTATTTGCCACATGCTAGGTGTGCGAGCAGGTTAA
- the pip gene encoding prolyl aminopeptidase, whose translation MKRLYPDVTCYQNGFIEVGCGHSLYYEQSGNPEGIPVLFIHGGPGAGLPPNYKCFFDSNRYRIIGFEQRGCGRSTPLASIKDNDTWLNVEDIEMLRRQLNVSSWLVFGGSWGSTLALLYAFRYADHVSGLILRGVFLARQQDRDWFLSPQGGAAQLFPEYYRQFVKGINAPLSTSAICAHYLNILKTDNEIQRHAALKRWYQWEERLSRVSLPPGTGDSTSQYPLSLVTSLATLECHFLTNKCFIDEGYILDNINKISDIPGTIIHGRYDMICKTEAAESLHKSWPGSQLQIIPDAGHSTSEPGIAYALCRATRDMARFLKEQK comes from the coding sequence ATGAAACGACTTTACCCAGATGTTACCTGCTATCAAAATGGATTTATCGAGGTGGGATGTGGGCACTCTCTATATTACGAGCAGAGCGGCAACCCTGAGGGTATTCCAGTACTTTTTATACATGGTGGTCCAGGTGCTGGCTTACCGCCGAATTATAAATGTTTCTTCGACAGTAACCGGTACCGTATTATCGGATTCGAGCAAAGAGGATGTGGACGTTCAACGCCATTAGCCAGCATCAAAGACAACGATACATGGCTAAATGTAGAAGATATTGAAATGCTCAGGCGACAGCTCAACGTATCGAGTTGGTTAGTGTTTGGAGGCTCATGGGGGTCAACCTTAGCGCTCCTTTATGCCTTTAGGTATGCTGATCATGTTAGCGGCCTTATTCTTCGTGGCGTATTTTTAGCGCGCCAGCAAGACAGAGACTGGTTTTTGTCACCACAAGGTGGTGCCGCTCAACTTTTTCCAGAATATTATCGCCAGTTTGTTAAAGGAATAAACGCCCCGCTAAGTACTTCGGCTATTTGTGCACATTATCTCAATATATTGAAAACCGATAACGAAATACAACGACATGCGGCATTGAAGCGCTGGTATCAGTGGGAAGAGCGACTTTCTCGCGTATCTTTACCTCCTGGTACTGGCGATTCCACCAGCCAATATCCCCTATCGCTTGTCACCAGCTTAGCCACTCTTGAATGTCATTTTTTAACTAACAAATGCTTTATTGATGAGGGCTATATACTTGATAATATAAATAAAATAAGCGATATTCCTGGCACTATCATTCATGGTCGATATGACATGATATGTAAAACTGAAGCGGCAGAATCATTACATAAGTCGTGGCCGGGAAGCCAACTTCAAATCATTCCTGATGCTGGCCATAGCACGTCTGAACCGGGCATTGCTTATGCGTTGTGCCGCGCAACCAGAGATATGGCAAGATTTTTAAAGGAGCAAAAGTAA
- a CDS encoding DUF2959 domain-containing protein, translating into MRLIATAIIAMLVLTGCQSAYYAAWEKVGVEKRDILVDRVENAKESQEDAQEEFSSALEAFSAVVAFEGGELEDVYNKLNSEYENSLSAANDVTDRIDKVESVAEALFDEWEDELEKYQNASLKRESTAKLRDTERRYSALIKTMRKAESRMAPVLSAFQDNVLYLKHNLNASAIGALQGELSTIQNDVDQLIEQMNSAIAESDAFIAAMSN; encoded by the coding sequence ATGAGGCTAATAGCAACCGCTATTATTGCTATGTTGGTATTAACTGGCTGTCAGTCTGCGTATTACGCAGCGTGGGAGAAAGTAGGCGTTGAAAAGCGCGATATTCTTGTAGACCGTGTTGAAAACGCAAAAGAGTCGCAAGAAGACGCACAGGAAGAGTTTAGCTCTGCGCTGGAAGCTTTTAGTGCCGTGGTTGCTTTTGAAGGTGGCGAGCTAGAAGATGTTTATAACAAGCTTAACAGCGAGTATGAAAACAGCCTTTCTGCGGCCAATGATGTAACTGATCGTATCGATAAAGTAGAAAGCGTAGCTGAAGCGTTATTTGATGAATGGGAAGACGAGTTAGAAAAGTATCAAAATGCATCATTAAAACGAGAAAGTACTGCGAAATTGCGTGATACAGAGCGCAGATACAGCGCACTGATTAAAACCATGCGTAAAGCAGAAAGCAGAATGGCACCTGTATTAAGTGCATTTCAAGACAATGTTTTATATTTAAAGCATAACTTGAACGCTAGCGCGATTGGCGCGTTGCAAGGTGAGCTTTCAACTATTCAAAATGATGTTGATCAACTCATTGAGCAAATGAATTCAGCTATAGCTGAATCTGATGCCTTCATTGCTGCCATGTCTAATTAA
- a CDS encoding EAL and HDOD domain-containing protein: MFAFIARQPILDKTKDVFAYELLFRDGKAGAYPEHSPEKAQYISEHFHPLGLDDISGEKTSFINFSSETIISRFPTTLNPESVVVELADNPFAQTGLLEACQHIKRLGFRIAIDDPMMLSAKHEILPLVDIVKVDLSQIRFENIEKNIPRFLDANVKLIAEQVDTQDQFATSMDLGFDFFQGYFFAQPEARILRQLPASKMNIVDLIGECSNDSFDIDRVSQIVERDAALSYLLLKFINNPLINKRHKITSLKHALNYMGEVEVKKFIALLSLTNLGDDKPLEIIHMSLVRAKFFDLLAAKRGLKANPPIGFLVGLFSLLDALLDQSIDDVLKQLPLSEEINDAILGKTAEFNSYMGLVRAFEGALWMNVIKQAKVLDIDQKQLHILYNQAIVWGNGVRSAISTHFPRAPVQS, translated from the coding sequence ATGTTCGCATTTATCGCTCGCCAACCGATTTTGGATAAAACAAAGGATGTATTTGCTTACGAACTTTTGTTTCGAGATGGCAAGGCTGGCGCGTACCCCGAGCACTCTCCTGAAAAAGCGCAATATATTTCTGAACACTTTCATCCATTAGGGCTAGATGACATTAGCGGTGAAAAGACCTCTTTTATTAACTTTTCCTCTGAAACCATTATTTCTCGCTTCCCTACCACACTGAACCCAGAATCGGTTGTGGTTGAATTGGCTGACAACCCTTTTGCTCAAACGGGCTTGTTAGAAGCTTGTCAGCACATAAAGCGCCTTGGCTTTCGTATTGCTATTGACGACCCTATGATGCTTAGTGCTAAGCATGAAATTCTACCCCTTGTTGATATCGTAAAAGTAGATCTCTCGCAAATTCGTTTCGAAAACATAGAGAAAAATATTCCAAGATTCCTAGATGCCAACGTTAAACTCATAGCTGAACAAGTAGATACGCAAGACCAATTTGCGACCAGCATGGATCTTGGGTTTGATTTCTTCCAAGGCTATTTCTTTGCCCAGCCAGAAGCACGCATATTGCGCCAATTACCTGCGTCAAAAATGAATATTGTCGACCTTATTGGCGAGTGTTCAAACGATAGTTTTGATATTGATAGAGTTAGCCAAATTGTTGAACGCGACGCCGCGCTAAGCTATCTGCTACTTAAATTTATCAATAACCCACTGATTAATAAGCGCCATAAGATAACGTCACTCAAGCATGCCCTAAATTATATGGGTGAAGTAGAGGTAAAGAAGTTTATCGCGCTGCTCAGCCTAACTAATTTAGGTGATGATAAGCCATTAGAGATTATTCATATGTCTTTGGTTAGGGCCAAGTTTTTCGATTTGCTAGCGGCAAAACGAGGCTTAAAAGCGAACCCGCCTATCGGCTTTTTAGTGGGGTTATTTTCATTGTTGGATGCGTTATTAGACCAGTCTATAGATGATGTGCTTAAACAACTCCCGCTATCAGAAGAAATAAATGACGCCATCTTAGGAAAGACAGCAGAATTCAATAGCTACATGGGCCTAGTACGCGCTTTTGAAGGAGCGCTGTGGATGAATGTGATTAAACAAGCAAAAGTACTGGATATCGATCAAAAGCAACTTCATATCCTTTACAATCAAGCCATTGTGTGGGGTAACGGTGTGAGAAGCGCTATTTCTACGCACTTCCCTCGCGCCCCTGTTCAAAGCTAA
- a CDS encoding virulence factor BrkB family protein: MNWDRVKAIYHKLAPQVVDLFTIFIKRCREDNITISAGHLAYVTLLSLVPFIMVTFTIMSAFPAFASVRGKLEYFIFNNFVPTASDTVHEYMSDFVGNASEMGAIGILSLLVVALMLISNVDKTLNRIWRTQSDRPIVYTFAIYWMVITLGPLLIGSSVIISSYLAGLAAFAEEYTPGLGTFLLTLVPSFAAMLAFFILYMIVPNRRVFARHAISGAILATVAFELTKSGFALYITNFPSYELIYGALAVVPILFLWVYISWILVLLGAEFTCSLGQAFENRKAEDEPRQIPEE, encoded by the coding sequence GTGAATTGGGATCGGGTAAAAGCCATCTATCATAAGCTCGCACCACAAGTTGTCGATCTTTTCACTATCTTCATCAAGCGTTGCCGTGAAGACAATATTACCATTTCCGCAGGCCACCTAGCCTACGTTACGCTACTTTCTCTTGTTCCTTTCATCATGGTGACTTTCACCATCATGTCGGCGTTTCCTGCGTTTGCTTCCGTAAGAGGTAAATTAGAATACTTTATCTTTAATAATTTTGTACCTACCGCTAGCGATACAGTTCATGAGTATATGTCTGACTTTGTTGGCAACGCTTCAGAAATGGGCGCTATTGGTATTCTATCGCTACTTGTTGTGGCGCTAATGCTGATATCCAACGTTGATAAAACCCTTAACCGTATTTGGCGTACACAAAGCGATCGTCCTATCGTGTATACCTTTGCCATTTACTGGATGGTGATTACCTTAGGGCCCTTGCTTATCGGCTCTAGCGTGATAATTAGTTCTTATTTAGCAGGTCTAGCTGCTTTCGCCGAAGAATATACCCCTGGGTTAGGCACGTTTTTACTTACTCTTGTACCTAGCTTTGCTGCCATGCTGGCTTTCTTTATTTTGTACATGATAGTACCTAACCGACGTGTTTTTGCCCGTCACGCTATTTCAGGTGCCATATTGGCGACGGTTGCGTTCGAATTAACGAAGTCTGGCTTTGCCCTTTATATTACTAATTTCCCCTCCTATGAGTTGATATACGGTGCGCTAGCCGTAGTACCTATCTTATTTTTGTGGGTCTATATCTCATGGATTTTAGTGCTATTAGGCGCTGAGTTTACGTGTAGCCTGGGCCAAGCGTTTGAAAATAGAAAAGCCGAAGACGAGCCAAGGCAAATTCCAGAGGAATAA
- a CDS encoding bifunctional GNAT family N-acetyltransferase/hotdog fold thioesterase yields MYKVVTPKSDTEFEAYFHFRWAHLRQPWNFPPGSEKDEYEQVAEHRTIVNGKGEIVACGRVHLNTAEEAQIRHIAVHPDHLRKGLGQMIMDALENVAKELGAIRAVTNSREVSIDFFSSCGFVVEREAPNELGMLRRQQMVKKLTENNTLVLHPKWCKSLQQTWTDTIPITEHMGIKLYQYTGRTLETRASLNKNINVHGTMFAGSIFSLATLTGWGMIYLQLKERGLTGDIVLGDGDIHYHKPITMKPRAICNIETLSGKFKPLEKGEKARFALNVDILDGDNAVAEFEGVFWVLPEQTEA; encoded by the coding sequence GTGTATAAGGTTGTAACCCCTAAAAGCGATACTGAATTCGAAGCCTATTTTCATTTTCGCTGGGCTCACCTTCGCCAGCCATGGAACTTTCCTCCTGGTTCAGAGAAAGATGAATATGAACAAGTGGCAGAGCACCGCACCATAGTGAACGGTAAAGGCGAAATTGTTGCCTGTGGACGAGTACATTTAAATACCGCTGAAGAAGCACAAATTCGACATATTGCCGTACACCCTGATCATCTGCGCAAAGGGCTTGGGCAGATGATAATGGACGCTTTAGAGAACGTGGCCAAAGAATTGGGTGCTATACGCGCGGTGACCAACAGCCGAGAAGTTTCTATCGACTTTTTTAGTTCATGCGGCTTCGTTGTTGAACGTGAAGCGCCTAACGAATTAGGCATGCTAAGACGCCAGCAAATGGTAAAAAAGCTAACTGAAAATAACACCTTAGTGCTGCATCCCAAATGGTGTAAATCATTACAGCAAACCTGGACTGATACCATTCCCATTACAGAACATATGGGTATTAAATTATACCAATACACAGGCAGAACATTAGAAACCCGAGCGTCACTTAATAAAAATATTAATGTTCATGGCACTATGTTTGCCGGCAGTATTTTTTCGTTAGCCACATTAACTGGTTGGGGAATGATTTACTTACAACTAAAAGAGCGCGGGCTAACAGGCGATATTGTATTGGGCGACGGCGATATTCACTATCATAAGCCCATTACTATGAAGCCTCGTGCAATCTGTAATATAGAAACCTTATCGGGCAAATTTAAGCCTTTAGAAAAAGGTGAGAAAGCACGATTTGCTTTGAACGTAGATATCTTGGATGGCGATAATGCCGTGGCAGAGTTTGAAGGGGTGTTTTGGGTGCTTCCAGAGCAAACCGAGGCCTAA
- the dtd gene encoding D-aminoacyl-tRNA deacylase, producing MIGLVQRVSEASVSVNNEIIGEIEQGMLVLLGVEKDDGPEQIEKLANKLCRYRIFSDNDGKMNLNVEQIGGKVLVVSQFTLVADTQKGNRPGFSRGATPEHGNAIYLQFIESLRQKGIVVETGQFGAEMKVALVNDGPATFQFQV from the coding sequence ATGATTGGGTTGGTTCAACGAGTGTCTGAAGCTAGCGTGTCAGTGAACAATGAAATCATCGGTGAAATTGAACAAGGTATGCTAGTGCTGCTTGGCGTTGAAAAAGACGATGGCCCAGAACAAATCGAAAAGCTTGCTAACAAATTATGCCGCTACCGTATTTTTTCCGACAACGATGGAAAAATGAACCTAAATGTTGAGCAAATCGGGGGGAAAGTATTAGTGGTGTCCCAATTCACTCTTGTGGCCGACACGCAAAAAGGTAATCGTCCTGGCTTTTCTAGAGGGGCAACACCTGAACATGGCAATGCTATTTATCTGCAATTTATAGAATCCCTTAGACAAAAGGGCATTGTGGTGGAAACTGGGCAATTCGGTGCTGAAATGAAAGTCGCTTTAGTAAATGACGGACCCGCCACATTCCAGTTTCAGGTATAA
- the rpoH gene encoding RNA polymerase sigma factor RpoH, protein MSNKLQSLALSVPHSGSIEGYVQAVSRIDMLTAEEERALAVRLREDEDLEAARKLVMSHLRFVVHIAKSYSGYGLPQADLIQEGNIGLMKAVKRFDPTVGVRLVSFAVHWIKAEIHEFVLKNWRIVKVATTKAQRKLFFNLRKAKKRLGWFTHEEVQTVASELGVSTKEVLQMEARMSSQDQAFDLSADEDETGNFAPVQFLEDKSTDVEMDVINNDWDTNASKRLYSAIKTLDDRSQDIIETRWLADSKITLQDLADKYEVSAERVRQIEKNAMKKLQAAMVA, encoded by the coding sequence ATGAGCAATAAATTGCAATCCCTAGCACTATCAGTTCCTCACAGCGGTAGCATTGAAGGCTACGTACAAGCTGTGAGTCGTATTGATATGCTAACTGCAGAAGAAGAGCGCGCATTAGCGGTGCGTCTTCGTGAAGATGAAGATTTAGAAGCAGCACGCAAGCTGGTTATGTCTCATCTACGCTTTGTTGTGCATATTGCAAAATCTTATTCAGGATATGGTTTGCCACAAGCTGACCTTATCCAAGAAGGTAATATTGGTCTAATGAAGGCAGTTAAGCGTTTCGACCCAACAGTGGGCGTTCGTTTGGTTTCTTTTGCTGTACATTGGATCAAAGCTGAAATTCATGAGTTCGTACTCAAGAACTGGCGAATTGTTAAAGTTGCTACCACAAAAGCGCAACGTAAATTGTTCTTCAACTTACGCAAAGCGAAAAAACGTCTTGGTTGGTTTACCCACGAAGAAGTGCAAACGGTAGCCAGCGAGCTGGGTGTGAGTACGAAAGAAGTGCTTCAAATGGAAGCGCGAATGAGCAGCCAAGATCAAGCATTCGATCTTTCTGCTGACGAGGACGAAACGGGCAACTTTGCACCGGTTCAATTTCTTGAAGATAAATCAACTGATGTTGAGATGGACGTTATTAACAACGATTGGGATACTAATGCGAGCAAGCGTTTGTACTCAGCCATTAAGACGCTAGATGACAGAAGCCAAGATATTATCGAGACTCGTTGGTTGGCCGACAGCAAAATTACACTTCAAGATCTTGCTGATAAGTACGAAGTATCTGCTGAACGTGTTCGTCAAATTGAAAAGAACGCGATGAAAAAGCTTCAAGCTGCCATGGTTGCGTAA